A single window of Streptomyces xanthii DNA harbors:
- a CDS encoding Nickel transporter NicT, whose protein sequence is MTLPANSPTSPPSAYRWRREDTLRTAGLMAVILALHVVAFGVLFLLVVPGHYEVDNKAFGIGLGITAYTLGMRHAFDADHIAAIDNTTRKLMADGKRPVSVGFWFALGHSSVVVVLAALVAGGTALATTLTSDDSRTHQVLGIVGTTVSGTFLYLIAALNLVALIGIMKVFRAMRGGSYDERELEAHLDSRGFMNRILGRFTRSITRPGQMFPLGFLFGLGFDTATEVTLMVMAGSGAAAGLPWYAVLCLPLLFAAGMSLFDTLDGTFMNFAYQWAFSNPVRKVFYNLTITGLSIAVAFFIGTIELVGVLHEKLDLTDAVTGWIAGLDLDNVGYVIVGLFVVVWVAAVAYWRLAKVEQRWSARLADSGGTG, encoded by the coding sequence ATGACCCTGCCCGCGAACTCCCCGACGAGTCCGCCGTCCGCCTACCGATGGCGGCGCGAGGACACCCTGCGCACGGCGGGCCTGATGGCGGTGATCCTGGCCCTGCACGTCGTCGCGTTCGGCGTGCTCTTCCTGCTCGTCGTCCCCGGCCATTACGAGGTGGACAACAAAGCGTTCGGCATCGGGCTCGGCATCACGGCGTACACGCTGGGCATGCGGCACGCCTTCGACGCCGACCACATCGCGGCGATCGACAACACGACCCGCAAGCTGATGGCGGACGGCAAGCGTCCGGTGTCCGTGGGCTTCTGGTTCGCGCTCGGCCACTCCAGCGTGGTCGTGGTCCTCGCGGCACTGGTGGCCGGCGGCACAGCGCTCGCCACCACCTTGACCAGCGACGACTCCCGAACCCATCAGGTCCTCGGCATCGTCGGCACGACCGTGTCCGGCACGTTCCTGTACCTGATCGCCGCGCTGAACCTGGTGGCCCTGATCGGCATCATGAAGGTGTTCCGGGCGATGCGCGGCGGCTCGTACGACGAGCGGGAACTCGAAGCGCACCTGGACTCGCGGGGGTTCATGAACCGGATCCTCGGCCGCTTCACCCGCTCGATCACCCGGCCCGGCCAGATGTTCCCGCTGGGCTTCCTGTTCGGGCTCGGCTTCGACACGGCGACCGAGGTCACGCTGATGGTGATGGCGGGCAGCGGTGCCGCCGCCGGGCTGCCCTGGTACGCGGTGCTGTGCCTGCCGCTGCTGTTCGCCGCGGGCATGAGCCTGTTCGACACGCTCGACGGCACGTTCATGAACTTCGCCTACCAGTGGGCGTTCTCGAACCCGGTCCGCAAGGTGTTCTACAACCTCACGATCACCGGACTGTCGATCGCCGTCGCGTTCTTCATCGGCACGATCGAACTCGTGGGCGTGCTCCACGAGAAGCTCGACCTGACCGACGCGGTCACGGGCTGGATCGCCGGACTCGACCTCGACAACGTCGGGTACGTCATCGTCGGACTGTTCGTCGTGGTGTGGGTGGCGGCGGTCGCGTACTGGCGTCTGGCCAAGGTGGAGCAGCGCTGGTCGGCGCGGCTCGCCGACAGCGGCGGAACCGGCTGA
- a CDS encoding inorganic diphosphatase, with the protein MGTLDSGQAGADEAFDVIVEIPQGSRNKYEMDHELGRIRLDRMLFTSTQYPADYGYVDGTLGGDGDPLDALVLTGGDATFPGCAVECRAIGMFVMSDEKGPDEKILCVPAHDPRHSTVRDIDDIPEFDRLEITHFFEVYKDLEPGKSVEGSHWEGRAKAYEEIARARLRRTDA; encoded by the coding sequence TTGGGCACGCTGGACAGTGGACAGGCGGGCGCCGACGAGGCGTTCGACGTGATCGTGGAGATCCCGCAGGGCTCCCGGAACAAGTACGAGATGGACCATGAGCTGGGCCGGATCCGGCTGGACCGGATGCTCTTCACCTCGACCCAGTACCCCGCGGACTACGGCTACGTCGACGGCACGCTCGGCGGTGACGGCGACCCGCTCGACGCGCTCGTGCTGACCGGCGGCGACGCCACGTTCCCGGGCTGCGCCGTCGAGTGCCGGGCCATCGGCATGTTCGTGATGAGCGACGAGAAGGGCCCGGACGAGAAGATCCTCTGCGTCCCCGCCCACGACCCCCGGCACAGCACGGTCCGCGACATCGATGACATCCCCGAGTTCGACCGCCTGGAGATCACCCACTTCTTCGAGGTCTACAAGGACCTGGAGCCGGGCAAGTCCGTCGAGGGCTCGCACTGGGAGGGGCGCGCGAAGGCGTACGAGGAGATCGCGCGGGCCCGTCTGCGCCGCACCGACGCCTGA
- a CDS encoding GNAT family N-acetyltransferase: MNARITRPGGRPDVTVRRAVARDARRLTRIVQGSRAYEGHYAAMVAGYRVTSGYIEAHRVFAAVDRADDRVLGFYALLVDAAELDLMFVADDAQGLGIGRLLVDHMRGEARAAGLDRVRVVAHPPAEGFYRGMGALRTGTAPAQPPAVGWERPELEFAVPDGA, translated from the coding sequence ATGAACGCGAGGATTACCCGGCCCGGCGGGCGGCCCGACGTCACCGTCCGGCGCGCCGTCGCACGCGACGCACGGCGCCTCACCCGCATCGTCCAGGGCTCGCGCGCGTACGAGGGCCACTACGCGGCGATGGTCGCCGGCTACCGCGTCACCTCCGGCTACATCGAGGCACACCGGGTGTTCGCCGCCGTGGACCGCGCCGACGACCGCGTCCTCGGCTTCTACGCGCTGCTCGTCGACGCGGCCGAGCTGGACCTGATGTTCGTCGCGGACGACGCGCAGGGCCTCGGCATCGGGCGGCTCCTCGTCGACCACATGCGGGGCGAGGCGCGCGCCGCGGGACTCGACCGGGTCCGTGTCGTCGCGCATCCGCCCGCCGAGGGCTTCTACCGTGGGATGGGCGCGCTGCGCACCGGGACCGCCCCCGCGCAGCCGCCCGCGGTCGGCTGGGAGCGGCCCGAACTCGAATTCGCCGTTCCGGACGGTGCCTGA
- the rho gene encoding transcription termination factor Rho — translation MTTIAPEKPGTTAPVRARGVLDLGPNGAGFLRAPDLLPTSHDVQVPAALVRRLALRKGDFVDGTCARPHTLTAVDTVDALPADAARHRPRFADLTPLHPAERLRMESPASGLAGRVVDLFAPVGKGQRGLVVAPPRTGKTVLLQQLAAAVAANHPEAHLMVVLVDERPEEVTDMRRSVRGEVFASTFDRPAKAHIALAELAVARAQRMVERGRDVVILLDSLTRLCRAHNNAAAAGGRTLSGGVDAGALQGPKRLFGAARNTEEAGSLTILATALVETGSRADDFFFEELKSTGNMELRLDRALADHRIHPAVDLDPSGTRREELLLTPEETAAAHALRRALGRRDDRSSYETLLERMRQTPDNATFLRQVRSTVPGA, via the coding sequence ATGACCACCATCGCACCCGAGAAGCCCGGCACGACGGCCCCCGTGCGGGCCCGCGGCGTCCTCGACCTCGGCCCGAACGGGGCCGGGTTCCTGCGCGCCCCCGATCTGCTCCCCACCTCCCACGACGTCCAGGTCCCGGCCGCGCTCGTGCGCCGACTCGCCCTGCGCAAGGGCGACTTCGTCGACGGCACGTGCGCGCGGCCGCACACCCTGACGGCCGTGGACACCGTCGACGCGCTGCCCGCCGACGCCGCCCGCCACCGCCCGCGCTTCGCCGACCTCACTCCCCTGCACCCCGCCGAGCGGCTCCGCATGGAGAGCCCGGCGAGCGGGCTCGCGGGCCGGGTCGTGGACCTGTTCGCGCCCGTCGGCAAGGGTCAGCGCGGCCTCGTCGTCGCACCGCCGCGCACCGGCAAGACGGTGCTGCTCCAGCAGCTCGCCGCGGCCGTCGCCGCCAACCACCCCGAGGCCCACCTCATGGTCGTGCTCGTCGACGAGCGGCCCGAGGAGGTCACCGACATGCGGCGCTCGGTGCGCGGCGAGGTGTTCGCCTCGACGTTCGACCGGCCCGCGAAGGCGCACATCGCGCTCGCCGAACTCGCCGTCGCCCGCGCCCAGCGGATGGTCGAGCGAGGCCGTGACGTCGTCATCCTGCTCGACTCGCTGACCCGGCTGTGCCGGGCCCACAACAACGCCGCGGCCGCCGGTGGCCGCACCCTGTCGGGCGGCGTCGACGCCGGAGCCCTCCAGGGGCCGAAGCGGCTGTTCGGCGCGGCCCGCAACACCGAGGAGGCGGGCTCCCTGACGATCCTCGCGACGGCGCTCGTCGAGACCGGCTCGCGCGCCGACGACTTCTTCTTCGAGGAGCTCAAGAGCACCGGGAACATGGAGCTGCGGCTCGACCGCGCCCTCGCCGACCACCGGATCCACCCGGCCGTGGACCTCGACCCGTCCGGCACCCGCCGCGAGGAGCTCCTGCTCACCCCCGAGGAGACGGCGGCCGCGCACGCGCTGCGCCGCGCCCTCGGCCGGCGGGACGACCGGTCCTCGTACGAGACGCTGCTGGAGCGGATGCGGCAGACGCCGGACAACGCGACGTTCCTGCGCCAGGTCCGCTCCACCGTGCCCGGAGCCTGA
- a CDS encoding class I SAM-dependent methyltransferase, translated as MFTSQGPTLRELAVQALSSVEHGYDLLAPKFDRTPFRTPDAVLAPVARALGALGPYASGLDLCCGTGAGLGVLREVCTERAVGVDFSAGMLQVARESEPAASYVRADALALPFGPVFDLVVSFGAFGHFLPERQPELFAQVCRVLRPGGQFAFPLPAPARPGSWGYWAMLGFDGAMRVRNALWRPPFVMYYRTFRLGDVRRELDRAGFDVALRPLPELGERPDGSPRARLVVATRR; from the coding sequence ATGTTCACCTCCCAGGGCCCCACCCTCCGCGAACTGGCCGTTCAGGCGCTCTCCTCGGTCGAGCACGGTTACGACCTGCTCGCGCCGAAATTCGACCGCACCCCCTTCCGTACGCCCGACGCCGTCCTCGCCCCGGTCGCCCGCGCCCTGGGCGCGCTCGGCCCGTACGCCAGCGGGCTCGACCTGTGCTGCGGCACCGGCGCGGGGCTCGGTGTGCTGCGCGAGGTGTGCACGGAACGCGCGGTCGGCGTCGACTTCAGCGCGGGCATGCTCCAGGTCGCGCGCGAGTCCGAACCCGCCGCCTCGTACGTGCGCGCGGACGCGCTGGCGCTTCCGTTCGGGCCCGTCTTCGATCTCGTCGTGAGCTTCGGCGCGTTCGGGCACTTCCTGCCGGAGCGGCAGCCGGAACTCTTCGCCCAGGTCTGCCGAGTGCTGCGCCCCGGCGGGCAGTTCGCGTTCCCGCTGCCCGCCCCCGCGCGGCCGGGATCCTGGGGCTACTGGGCGATGCTCGGCTTCGACGGGGCGATGCGGGTGCGCAACGCGCTGTGGCGCCCGCCGTTCGTCATGTACTACCGCACCTTCCGTCTCGGCGACGTGCGGCGGGAACTGGACCGGGCCGGCTTCGACGTGGCCCTGCGTCCGCTGCCCGAACTGGGGGAGCGGCCCGACGGCAGTCCGCGCGCCCGGCTCGTCGTGGCCACCCGCCGCTGA
- a CDS encoding alpha/beta hydrolase: MGPSTWRPVARRLAAAGRQVRLPSLLHVADGAPPFWPAVVEAVREDLRRLPAGSPVVLVAHSNAGLFLPAIRAGLDHPVTGSVFVDAALPARAGSMPVAPPELLDFLRPLAVDGRLPRWTDWWDESDVAPMFSDPVTRRTVVEEQPRLPLAYYEQEVPVPAGWDDHPCAYLLFGAPYGDQEAEARARGWRTARLPGEHLHQLVDPDATARIITELAAPEG; the protein is encoded by the coding sequence GTGGGTCCCTCCACCTGGCGCCCGGTGGCCCGGCGGCTCGCCGCGGCGGGCCGTCAGGTGCGGCTGCCGTCCCTGCTGCACGTGGCGGACGGCGCGCCGCCGTTCTGGCCCGCGGTCGTCGAGGCCGTCCGCGAGGACCTGCGGCGGCTCCCGGCGGGCAGCCCGGTCGTCCTGGTGGCGCACAGCAACGCGGGCCTGTTCCTGCCGGCGATCCGCGCGGGCCTCGACCACCCGGTGACGGGCTCGGTGTTCGTGGACGCCGCCCTGCCCGCACGGGCCGGATCGATGCCGGTCGCACCGCCTGAACTCCTGGATTTCCTCCGTCCGTTGGCGGTGGACGGGCGGCTGCCGCGCTGGACGGACTGGTGGGACGAATCCGACGTGGCGCCGATGTTCTCCGACCCGGTGACGCGGCGCACGGTCGTCGAGGAGCAGCCGAGGCTCCCGCTGGCGTACTACGAGCAGGAGGTCCCGGTGCCCGCCGGCTGGGACGACCACCCGTGCGCGTACCTGCTGTTCGGTGCGCCCTACGGCGATCAGGAGGCCGAGGCGCGCGCCCGGGGATGGCGCACGGCGCGGCTGCCCGGCGAGCACCTCCATCAACTCGTCGACCCGGACGCGACCGCCCGGATCATCACCGAACTCGCGGCACCCGAGGGCTAG
- a CDS encoding oxidoreductase, whose translation MTRKQEQMRQERRGDEPVADRTGRVCVVTGASGGLGLATCRALARKGARVVLAVRDPEKGRRAAESIAAGTPGARLEVRPLDLADLTSVRAFADTLRADHGHIDVLVNNAGIMAPPYATSPQGHELQFATNHLGHFALTGLLLDLLAAGTDPRVVTVSSPNHRQGRLDLDDPEAVDGPDGYSPMGHYNRSKLANAVFGHQLHLRLTAARSNVRSVLAHPGYTATGLQHGTPVRGVRFLYGRLLKPLAQSPEAGARSQLYAATEPGVAGGEFIGPGGAGELRGAPTRVRLAPRATDANTGRRLWELSERLTEVRYPLPAPAASRAS comes from the coding sequence ATGACACGGAAGCAAGAGCAGATGCGTCAGGAGCGCCGGGGCGACGAACCGGTCGCCGATCGAACCGGCCGGGTGTGCGTCGTGACGGGAGCCTCCGGCGGGCTCGGGCTCGCGACCTGCCGGGCGCTCGCCCGGAAGGGCGCCCGGGTGGTCCTCGCCGTACGGGACCCGGAGAAGGGCCGGCGGGCCGCCGAGTCGATCGCCGCCGGGACACCCGGCGCCCGCCTGGAGGTGCGCCCGCTCGACCTGGCCGACCTCACCTCGGTCCGCGCGTTCGCCGACACCCTGCGCGCGGACCACGGCCACATCGACGTCCTGGTGAACAACGCGGGCATCATGGCTCCCCCGTACGCCACCAGCCCCCAGGGTCACGAGCTGCAGTTCGCGACCAATCACCTCGGCCACTTCGCGCTCACCGGCCTGCTCCTCGACCTGCTGGCCGCGGGCACCGACCCGCGCGTGGTCACGGTCAGCTCCCCCAACCACCGCCAGGGCCGCCTCGACCTCGACGACCCGGAAGCCGTGGACGGCCCGGACGGCTACTCCCCGATGGGGCACTACAACCGGTCCAAGCTGGCGAACGCCGTCTTCGGACACCAGCTGCACCTGCGCCTGACGGCGGCGCGCAGCAACGTGCGCAGCGTGCTCGCGCATCCCGGCTACACGGCGACCGGCCTCCAGCACGGCACTCCGGTGCGGGGTGTGCGGTTCCTGTACGGCCGCCTGCTGAAGCCGCTGGCGCAGTCGCCGGAGGCCGGAGCACGCTCCCAGCTGTACGCGGCGACCGAACCGGGCGTGGCCGGCGGCGAGTTCATCGGCCCCGGCGGCGCGGGCGAACTGCGCGGCGCCCCGACGCGCGTCCGGCTCGCGCCGCGCGCCACGGACGCGAACACCGGACGCCGGCTGTGGGAACTGTCCGAGCGGCTCACCGAGGTCCGGTACCCGCTCCCCGCCCCCGCGGCGTCGCGCGCCTCCTGA
- a CDS encoding acyl-CoA-like ligand-binding transcription factor, which produces MSTRPDPSLSLAERKRQLVSDELTEAALQLLALKGFDGVTVDEIVAAAGVSKRTFFRYFASKEDVVVQFLADMGTDMRDALAGRPAGEPPAEALRHAVRVPVTTCAAHSERALRVVRLILGTPALLARFLERQDRWRDELAGELARRTGRDVAADLYPRLAAGTALTAFHVVLQRWSASETAPDPVALLDEAFDLVAPALDPGTPRA; this is translated from the coding sequence GTGAGTACGCGACCTGATCCGAGCCTGAGCCTCGCCGAGCGCAAGCGTCAGCTCGTCTCGGACGAACTGACCGAGGCGGCCCTGCAGTTGCTGGCCCTCAAGGGCTTCGACGGCGTCACCGTCGACGAGATCGTGGCGGCCGCCGGAGTCTCCAAGCGGACCTTCTTCCGCTACTTCGCGTCCAAGGAGGACGTGGTCGTCCAGTTCCTCGCCGACATGGGCACCGACATGCGGGACGCGCTCGCCGGACGGCCCGCCGGCGAACCGCCGGCCGAGGCACTCCGGCACGCCGTACGGGTCCCCGTCACCACCTGCGCCGCCCACTCCGAGCGGGCCCTGCGCGTCGTGCGGCTCATCCTCGGCACCCCGGCGCTGCTCGCCCGCTTCCTGGAGCGCCAGGACCGCTGGCGCGACGAGCTCGCCGGGGAGCTCGCCCGGCGCACCGGCCGCGACGTGGCCGCCGACCTCTATCCGCGGCTGGCCGCAGGAACCGCCCTGACCGCCTTCCACGTGGTACTCCAGCGCTGGAGCGCGAGCGAGACGGCGCCGGACCCGGTCGCTCTCCTCGACGAGGCGTTCGACCTCGTCGCCCCCGCGCTCGACCCGGGAACCCCGCGCGCCTGA
- a CDS encoding VOC family protein, whose amino-acid sequence MPAQPEGAPVWADAMFADLEAAKAFYAELFGWSYDPGAEEFGNYTQAKTADGKHVAALAPQMPGTPAGVPAAWNLYLASPDVAAAAERIKSAGGTLMMDPMQVGEFGTMVTAQDPGGVMFSVWQPDTHAGFEKVNEPGAFCWAEVTVRDADKTDAFFTTVFPYDAKTMADEHVDFQVWQLGGQPVLGRMKMTKDFPAEVPSYINVYFVVEDCDAAVATVQRLGGQLHFGPMDSPFGRFAAVGDPQGAAFSVIDVTRTTGEMPKLD is encoded by the coding sequence ATGCCCGCACAACCCGAAGGGGCCCCGGTCTGGGCCGACGCCATGTTCGCCGACCTGGAGGCCGCCAAGGCCTTCTACGCCGAGCTGTTCGGCTGGTCCTACGATCCGGGGGCCGAGGAGTTCGGCAACTACACGCAGGCGAAGACCGCCGACGGCAAGCACGTCGCCGCCCTCGCCCCGCAGATGCCCGGCACCCCGGCGGGCGTACCCGCCGCCTGGAACCTGTACCTCGCGTCCCCGGACGTCGCGGCCGCCGCCGAGCGGATCAAGAGCGCGGGCGGCACGCTGATGATGGACCCGATGCAGGTCGGCGAGTTCGGCACGATGGTCACCGCGCAGGACCCCGGCGGCGTCATGTTCAGCGTCTGGCAGCCCGACACGCACGCGGGCTTCGAGAAGGTCAACGAGCCGGGCGCCTTCTGCTGGGCCGAGGTCACCGTCCGCGACGCCGACAAGACCGACGCGTTCTTCACCACCGTGTTCCCGTACGACGCGAAGACGATGGCCGACGAGCACGTCGACTTCCAGGTGTGGCAGCTCGGCGGGCAGCCCGTCCTCGGCCGCATGAAGATGACGAAGGACTTCCCGGCGGAAGTGCCCTCGTACATCAACGTCTACTTCGTCGTGGAGGACTGCGACGCGGCCGTCGCCACCGTCCAGCGCCTGGGCGGGCAGCTGCACTTCGGCCCGATGGACAGCCCGTTCGGCCGGTTCGCCGCCGTGGGCGACCCGCAGGGCGCCGCGTTCTCCGTCATCGACGTCACCCGGACGACCGGCGAGATGCCGAAGCTGGACTGA
- a CDS encoding peptide deformylase yields the protein MSSLPPQALTAHVESLLDAGSPLPIVAAGDPVLRRPADAFDGQLSDELLARLIEAMRVTMHAAPGVGLAAPQIGVPLRLAVLEDAATVPDEVRLARGRVPLAFRVLVNPSYEPVDGRRAAFYEGCLSVPGYQAVVARHERVRLRGLDEHGQALDEELAGWPARIVQHETDHLDGTLYVDRAEPRSLTSTQAAVERWAQPTPEHAARELGFTLPVSD from the coding sequence ATGTCGTCGCTGCCGCCCCAGGCCCTCACCGCTCACGTCGAGTCGCTGCTCGACGCCGGATCGCCGCTGCCGATCGTCGCCGCCGGCGACCCGGTGCTGCGCCGCCCCGCCGATGCCTTCGACGGGCAGCTGTCCGACGAGCTGCTCGCGCGGCTGATCGAGGCCATGCGCGTGACGATGCACGCGGCGCCCGGCGTCGGACTCGCCGCGCCGCAGATCGGCGTGCCGCTGCGGCTCGCGGTGCTGGAGGACGCGGCGACCGTGCCGGACGAGGTGCGTCTGGCGCGCGGGCGGGTGCCGCTCGCGTTCCGCGTCCTCGTGAACCCGTCGTACGAGCCGGTCGACGGGCGCCGGGCCGCCTTCTACGAGGGCTGCCTGAGCGTGCCGGGCTACCAGGCGGTGGTCGCCCGGCACGAGCGGGTGCGGCTGCGCGGCCTGGACGAGCACGGGCAGGCGCTGGACGAGGAGCTCGCGGGCTGGCCGGCCCGGATCGTGCAGCACGAGACGGACCACCTCGACGGCACCCTCTACGTGGACCGGGCCGAGCCGCGCTCGCTGACCAGCACCCAGGCGGCCGTGGAGCGCTGGGCCCAGCCCACGCCCGAACACGCCGCGCGGGAGCTGGGCTTCACCCTGCCGGTGAGCGACTGA
- a CDS encoding GNAT family N-acetyltransferase gives MTQTYEERGATPARDTADPGREPGGAGGFRTERVADAVLDNPAYAALRGPHAHLAERSGRVLRYPVDVSPWLGLPDVPGPGDWADLVAFAGPDGAVPLPGVRLDLPDGWEVTEDFAGVQLVGDRVDAAHDPEAVRLTTADVPEMLELVARTRPGPFLPRTIELGTYLGIRRGGALVAMAGERLRPPGWTEISAVCTDPDQRGQGLAGRLVRAVAAGVLERGETPFLHTGAGNTNAIRLYETLGFRLRRTTRFRTARVPGARTA, from the coding sequence ATGACGCAGACGTACGAGGAACGCGGCGCCACGCCCGCCCGGGACACGGCCGATCCGGGCCGGGAGCCCGGGGGAGCCGGTGGCTTCAGGACGGAGAGGGTGGCCGACGCGGTGCTCGACAATCCCGCCTACGCCGCGCTGCGCGGTCCGCACGCGCACCTCGCCGAGCGGAGCGGGCGCGTGCTGCGGTATCCGGTCGATGTCTCGCCGTGGCTGGGGCTGCCCGATGTGCCGGGGCCCGGTGACTGGGCCGATCTCGTCGCGTTCGCCGGGCCCGACGGCGCCGTGCCGCTGCCCGGTGTGCGCCTGGACCTGCCGGACGGCTGGGAGGTGACCGAGGACTTCGCCGGGGTGCAGCTCGTCGGTGATCGCGTCGACGCGGCGCACGACCCCGAGGCCGTCCGGCTCACCACCGCCGACGTGCCCGAGATGCTGGAACTCGTGGCCCGCACCCGGCCGGGTCCCTTCCTGCCGCGCACCATCGAGCTCGGCACCTACCTCGGCATCCGGCGCGGCGGAGCGCTCGTCGCGATGGCGGGGGAGCGGCTGCGTCCGCCGGGCTGGACCGAGATCAGCGCCGTCTGCACCGACCCGGACCAGCGGGGCCAGGGGCTCGCCGGGCGGCTCGTACGGGCCGTCGCGGCGGGCGTACTGGAGCGTGGCGAGACCCCGTTCCTGCACACCGGCGCGGGCAACACGAACGCCATCCGGCTCTACGAGACGCTCGGCTTCCGGCTGCGCCGCACCACCCGGTTCCGTACGGCACGGGTGCCGGGCGCGCGGACCGCCTGA
- a CDS encoding MarR family winged helix-turn-helix transcriptional regulator — MAARMHPELSLVSFTLLGHLDERGGCRATDLAAHYALDKSTVSRQVAALERAGLVDRRVDPDDHRVQVLHPTEAGAAILAQVTVSRRQALLERLGDWPEEDLERFAAYLTRYNEASQGI, encoded by the coding sequence ATGGCGGCGCGCATGCACCCCGAGCTGTCGCTCGTCTCCTTCACCCTGCTCGGCCATCTCGACGAGCGGGGCGGCTGCCGTGCCACCGACCTGGCGGCGCACTACGCGCTGGACAAGTCCACGGTCAGCCGGCAGGTCGCCGCCCTGGAGCGGGCCGGACTCGTGGACCGCCGGGTCGATCCGGACGATCACCGGGTGCAGGTACTGCACCCGACCGAGGCGGGCGCCGCGATCCTGGCGCAGGTGACGGTCAGCCGCCGGCAGGCCCTCCTGGAGCGGCTCGGCGACTGGCCGGAGGAGGACCTGGAGCGGTTCGCGGCGTATCTGACGCGCTACAACGAGGCGTCGCAGGGCATCTGA